In Bdellovibrio sp. GT3, one genomic interval encodes:
- a CDS encoding ABC transporter permease, whose amino-acid sequence MKRPSVILAIVFLSVLMLAVILGPLFFTLGYEQNVEQILMAPSWSHWFGTDSLGRDLLARVLLGARVSLTVGVVCAVLTFLIGLIYGSVAGWFEGVIDRVLMRFCDIIMAIPSFILVAVLCLSVQVILPIQDPQWAALVGLCVGISFTHWINLARVTRGMVIETKRKPFVEAAISIGGNSPHIIARHILPNIISSLLVLVAMQIPTNILYESFMSFIGIGVHPPYTSWGILVSEGWKTLSSFPHLILFPSLILFLTVWSFHILIDFARERKARVE is encoded by the coding sequence ATGAAGCGTCCCTCTGTGATTCTGGCAATCGTGTTTTTAAGTGTTTTGATGCTCGCGGTGATCTTGGGCCCCCTGTTTTTTACTCTGGGCTATGAGCAAAACGTCGAGCAGATTTTGATGGCGCCTTCTTGGTCTCATTGGTTTGGAACGGACTCTTTGGGGCGGGATTTGTTGGCGCGGGTTCTTTTGGGGGCTCGAGTTTCTTTAACCGTTGGAGTGGTGTGTGCAGTTCTGACCTTTCTGATCGGATTGATTTACGGATCCGTGGCAGGATGGTTTGAGGGCGTGATCGACCGCGTGTTGATGCGTTTCTGTGACATCATCATGGCGATTCCAAGTTTTATTTTGGTGGCGGTTCTTTGCTTAAGTGTGCAGGTGATTTTGCCCATTCAGGATCCACAGTGGGCGGCGTTGGTCGGATTGTGTGTGGGGATTTCCTTCACTCACTGGATTAATCTGGCCAGAGTCACACGCGGTATGGTGATTGAAACCAAACGCAAACCCTTCGTGGAAGCAGCGATTTCAATCGGGGGCAACAGCCCGCACATCATCGCTCGTCATATTCTACCGAACATCATCAGTTCATTATTGGTGCTGGTCGCGATGCAAATCCCAACCAACATCCTTTATGAAAGCTTCATGAGCTTCATCGGCATCGGCGTGCATCCGCCGTACACCAGCTGGGGCATCCTGGTGTCTGAGGGCTGGAAAACTCTGTCGAGCTTTCCGCATCTGATTTTATTTCCAAGTTTGATTTTATTCCTGACAGTGTGGAGCTTCCACATCCTGATCGACTTCGCCCGCGAGCGCAAAGCCCGCGTCGAATAG
- a CDS encoding CocE/NonD family hydrolase, which yields MRNFMWPFKSVLVIAGTLLVATVSSANPLSRVCPFVLEGFKSPPQPQGAALPPSAIPKGDEQKVLTEVCKAPQVFLSLGQIQAFRNGNSYAFFLLGRDKQIREASYQATDQKFSIRQSIVTMADGVQIPTYLVTKSTATATPNHTILIRSPYLASNLSVWIESVQIALRGVNVVFQPARGTFLAGGEFEWLDWKQEAKDGKATLDWIVQQPWSNKKVYALGTSYDAFLAMAAGTTRHPNLLAVFAASGPWNPSTDSLSGAGYFGPSLNYVAALNWDGGERNAIEKINSKMRYRSYSKTLEKSRAIYGLKLKSLSPTELQKNSEDFIESLKKATATMIYGYGIQNDQDSRDVINLRPKLAGHNNHFFLAHNEGHSHDPLKSLLFYLLANGDTTPGKITPWLRENILNKQFCIFTEQISCQDDMSPFTPTIPHVTQIPNAEINGTDLYRAKVMENSETYLFGQRHIKFEVEVPETAPELVLRSYTYVCEAPQTCAAISPEATNHTIMVAGLKKGTHQYAISSQHEYFKIPAGTVYISFGLVDKFGKRMPVDPKVKIRNIEYTLPVMAD from the coding sequence ATGAGAAACTTTATGTGGCCATTTAAGAGTGTATTAGTGATCGCTGGAACTTTATTAGTTGCGACAGTCTCTTCCGCGAATCCTCTTTCCAGGGTTTGCCCTTTTGTACTCGAAGGATTTAAAAGTCCACCACAACCGCAAGGTGCGGCGTTGCCACCGTCCGCGATTCCTAAAGGTGACGAGCAGAAAGTCCTCACTGAAGTCTGCAAAGCTCCGCAGGTATTTTTGTCTTTAGGACAAATTCAAGCATTTAGAAATGGAAACTCTTATGCTTTCTTTTTGTTGGGCAGAGACAAACAAATTCGAGAAGCTTCCTACCAGGCCACTGATCAGAAGTTTTCGATTCGACAGTCCATTGTTACCATGGCCGACGGTGTGCAGATTCCAACTTATCTAGTTACAAAATCAACTGCAACGGCTACTCCAAACCATACAATTCTCATACGAAGCCCCTACCTTGCATCGAACCTGTCTGTATGGATTGAATCGGTCCAGATTGCTCTCCGAGGAGTAAATGTCGTATTTCAACCAGCCCGCGGAACTTTCCTGGCCGGTGGCGAGTTTGAATGGCTGGATTGGAAACAAGAAGCTAAAGATGGGAAAGCAACACTGGATTGGATCGTACAACAGCCTTGGAGTAATAAGAAAGTTTACGCGTTGGGAACATCCTATGATGCCTTTCTGGCGATGGCAGCAGGTACTACTCGACACCCTAACCTGTTAGCGGTGTTCGCTGCCAGTGGTCCTTGGAATCCATCGACAGATAGCCTGTCCGGGGCAGGGTACTTCGGACCGAGCCTCAATTATGTCGCAGCTTTAAATTGGGATGGCGGCGAACGAAACGCCATTGAGAAGATTAACTCGAAGATGCGATATCGATCATATTCAAAGACACTTGAAAAGAGCCGAGCCATCTATGGCCTAAAGTTGAAATCATTATCACCAACCGAGTTGCAGAAGAACTCTGAAGACTTTATTGAGTCTTTAAAAAAAGCCACTGCTACGATGATCTACGGTTACGGAATCCAAAATGACCAGGATAGCCGTGACGTCATTAATCTTCGTCCCAAATTAGCAGGCCACAACAACCACTTCTTTTTAGCCCACAATGAAGGACATTCACATGATCCTTTGAAGAGCTTACTGTTTTATTTGCTTGCGAATGGAGACACAACTCCGGGAAAAATAACACCGTGGTTAAGAGAGAATATTTTAAACAAGCAATTCTGCATCTTTACCGAACAAATCAGCTGTCAGGATGACATGTCTCCATTTACACCCACAATCCCCCACGTAACTCAGATTCCGAATGCTGAAATCAATGGAACTGACCTATACCGAGCCAAAGTTATGGAAAACTCAGAGACATATCTTTTTGGCCAACGACATATAAAATTTGAAGTGGAAGTACCGGAGACAGCCCCTGAACTCGTGCTACGGTCTTACACCTACGTATGTGAGGCTCCACAAACTTGCGCCGCTATCAGTCCCGAGGCAACAAATCATACTATCATGGTGGCTGGACTAAAAAAAGGAACTCATCAGTATGCAATCAGTTCGCAGCACGAATACTTCAAAATTCCGGCTGGAACGGTTTACATCTCTTTTGGCCTGGTGGACAAATTCGGAAAGCGAATGCCAGTCGATCCAAAAGTTAAAATTAGAAATATTGAATACACATTGCCGGTCATGGCCGACTAG